One window from the genome of Malus domestica chromosome 01, GDT2T_hap1 encodes:
- the LOC114821524 gene encoding putative ripening-related protein 1 gives MKSFISKESIVLLVILLSAICLVAEAQQCRPSGKIRGRKAPPGQCNQENDSDCCKPGKMYPTYTCSPPLSGSTKATLTINSFEKGGDGGGPSECDNQYHNDNTPVVALSTGWYSNGDRCHKQIRINGNGRSVLAMVVDECDSTEGCDADHDYQPPCPNNIVDASKAVWKALGVPEDQWGGLDITWSEA, from the coding sequence ATGAAGAGTTTCATTTCCAAAGAGTCCATTGTCCTACTAGTAATTCTTCTTTCGGCAATATGCTTGGTCGCTGAAGCTCAACAATGTCGTCCAAGCGGCAAAATCAGAGGAAGGAAGGCTCCGCCTGGACAATGCAACCAGGAAAATGATTCTGATTGTTGTAAGCCGGGCAAAATGTACCCAACCTACACATGTTCACCGCCATTGTCTGGGAGCACCAAGGCCACCCTCACCATTAACAGTTTCGAAAAAGGTGGAGATGGTGGCGGTCCATCAGAATGTGACAACCAATACCACAATGACAACACACCAGTTGTGGCTCTGTCCACTGGATGGTATAGCAACGGAGATAGGTGCCATAAACAAATCAGAATTAATGGTAACGGACGTAGCGTGTTGGCCATGGTGGTGGATGAATGTGACTCTACTGAGGGATGTGATGCAGATCATGATTACCAACCTCCTTGTCCTAACAACATTGTTGATGCCTCAAAAGCTGTTTGGAAAGCCTTGGGTGTGCCTGAAGACCAATGGGGTGGCCTAGATATCACTTGGTCCGAAGCTTAG